DNA sequence from the Halorussus limi genome:
AGGAAAATCGCCCGATGCTCCCGGTTCGACCCCTGGGGGCGCCGACCCGCGAGCGAACGACGCCGGCGATTCGACGGCGAGCGACTCCGCGGCGGCGGGCGCGCGGTCGGCCGCTGTCGCGGCGCTCGTCCGGCGGCGACTCGCCGAAACGCGGGAGAATCGAGAGAGATAGACGAACCGCCTGGGTACGTAGTCTATAGAGGACTCTATCGACTCGGTTTCGTTCGTAACGGGTATTTATATTCGAAAAGAAACCTTGAAGTTCGCTTCGCGGGAACCCCCGGCTAAGGGTGGCAGACGACGCCTCCGCGGACGGGGGCGCTCGAACTCACATCATGGTACACACGAGCGGAACGACAGGGCAGGACGCGCCGAATCGGGCCGACGTATCGCTCATCGCCCACCGCGGGTTCGCGGGGGTCTACCCCGAGAACACGGTGGCGGCGGTCGAACAGGCGGCCGCCGGCGTCGCGGTGGGCGGAACCCCCGAGATGGTCGAAATCGACGTGATGCCCACCGCAGACGGCGAAATCGTCACGTTCCACGACTACGACCTCGGTCGGTTGACCGACGCGCCCGAGGAACTCGCCGACCGGAACGTCTGGGAGACCTCCTACGAGACGCTCGCGGAGTTGGACGTGCTGGGCACCGGCGAGCGAGTCCCCACGCTTGCCGAGATGCTGGACGCGATTCCCGACGAGGTCGGCGTCAACGTCGAGTTCAAGAACCCGGGGTCGGCCGGCGTGCGACCCCGCGAGAACCTCCCGCCGGAGGCCCGCGACGAACAGCGCGAACTCTGGCAGGCGTTCGCCGACGACGTCCTCGCGACGCTCTCGGAGACCGACCACGACGTGTTGGTCTCGTCGTTCGCGGAGGGCGCGCTCGCGGCGGTCCGCGAGGCCGACCCCTCGGTCCCCGTCGCGGCGGTGTTCGCCGACTCCATCGCCGACGGGATGGAAATCGCCCGCCGGTACGACTGCGAGGCGGTGCATCCGCCGTGGAACGCCATCGCGGACACCGCGCTGTTCAACGCCGAGTACGGGTCGCTCGGCCCCTACGAGGACATCGACCTCGTGGAAATCGCCCACGAGGAGGGCCGCGCGGTCAACGCGTGGACCGTCGAGCGGTGGTACGAGGCCGACCAACTCCGGCAGGCGGGCGTGGACGGCATCATCGCCGACTACCCCGGCGTCCTCCAGTTCGGCGGCGCGGCGGATTGACCGAATCGCAGGCCGTGGCGACGCTCCGGTGAGCGCGGCCGATAGGGTTAATACCACCTGCGTTGGGTTCTGGTGCGGTGACTTATTCGTGAATGGGGTAATCTTAGCGGCTGGTATCGGGTCTCGACTCCGGCCGCTCACGCTTCAGAAGCCTAAATCTTGTATCGAAGTCGACGGCACGCCCGTTCTCGCGCACCAGCTTCGGGCCTACGCCGACGCGGGCGTGACCGACGTCACGGTCGTCGCGGGGTATCTGGCCGACGAGGTGCGGGCGCTCTGCGAGGGGGTCGCGGACGCGCGCCCGGAACTCGACGTGACCGTCGTCGAGAGCGAGGTGTTCGCCAACACCGACAACATGTACTCGCTGTATCTGGCGCGCGAGGCGGTCGCCGGCGAACCCTTCGTCCTGACCAACGGCGACGTGGTGTTCGACCCGGAACTGCTCGGCGACCTGCTCGACGCCGACGCCGGGAGCGCCGTCGCTACAGACACCGCGACCTACTCCGAGGAGGCGATGAAGGTGACGGTCGGCGACGACGGCCGCGTGACCCACATCGCGAAGGACGTGCCCGAGGAGGCGGCCTACGGCGTCTCGACCGACGCCTACCGCTTCTCCGCGGCGTTCTCGGAGATGCTGTTCGAGGAGATAACGCGGACCGTCGAGCGGGAGGGGAACTACGGCGACTGGACCGAGGCCGCAATCGACCGCCTCGTCAGGGACCGCGACCACGACGTGGCCACCGCGGACGTGTCGGGTCGCCGGTGGGTCGAAATCGACGACTTCGAGGACCTCCGGACCGCCGACCGCCGGTTCGCCTCGCTGTCTCCCCTCGGCGAGAAGGAGGCGGTCTTCTTCGACCTCGACGGCACCGTCTATCTGGACGACGAACTCGTGACCGGGGCCGACGAGGTGGTCGCGTCGCTCCGGGAGGCCGGCGTCGACGTGTACTTCCTGACGAACAACTCCTCGAAGTGGAAGGACGACTACGCCGACAGACTGTCGAACATCGGGGTTCCGGCCGACCCCGAGGACGTGTTGCTCTCGACCGACGGCGTGATTCAGCACCTCCGGCGGACCGACCCCGACGGCGCGTTCGTCCTCGGGACCGAGGCGATGGCCGACGCGCTGGCCGACGCCGGCGTCGACGTGGTCGAGGACCCGGAGTCCGGCGACGACGCGCCAGACGCCGTCGTCGTCGGGTTCGACACAGAACTGACCTACGAGAAGGCCCGGAAGGCGACCCTCGCGGTCCGAGACGGCGCGACGTTCCTACTGGCCCACCCCGACACGGTCTGCCCGACCGCGGAGGGATTCGTCCCGGACTGCGGGGCCATCGGCGCGATGATAGAGACCGCGACCGACCAGACCCCGGCCCGGGTCTTCGGCAAGCCCAACGCCGAGATGGTCGCGCCGGTCCTCGACGCCGAGGGGTACGCGCCCGAGGACGTGGCCGTGGTCGGCGACCGACTGGAGACCGACGTGCGACTCGCCGAGAACGTCGGGTGCGAGTCGGTCTGCGTGCTGTCGGGCGACGCGACCCGCGAGGAGGTCGAGGCCAGCGACCGGTCGCCGACGCTGGTCGCGCCGACCATCGCCGACCTCTCCGAGTTCGTCCGGGGCGACGAGGCCGACACCGACGAGGCGGCGGCCGACCCCGAGCAGTCGGTGGCGTCCACCGACGGAGGGGCCGAACAGTGACCGACGACGCCGGAGTCCGCCGGGGGTACGTCACCCAGACCCACACCGGAGCGGTCTCGTGGGACGAGGCGCTCCGGCAAGCGTCCGCGGTCGGGTTCGACTTCGCTGAACTCTACCTGGACGGCGCGACCGAGCGCACGCGACTCGACCCCGGTTCGGTCGGGTCGGCGGCGGCAGAGGAGGGACTCGACCTGCTGGTCCACCTCCCGTTCGTGGACCTCGAAATCGGGTCGCCCCGGGACCCGGTCCGGGAGGGGTCGCTGTCCGAACAGCGCGCCTGCATCGAGGCCGCCGCCGAGATGGGCGCGGAGAAGGCGGTGCTCCACGCCGGGACCAGCGCCCGGCCGCCGGAGTGGCAATTGGACGAGATTGCACCCATTTTGCTCGACTCGATTCGAATCTTGGACCGGTTCGCGGCCGACCGCGGGGTGGAAATCTGCGTCGAGAACCTGCCGGGCGTCCCGTTCACGGTCCACCATCTCGACCGGGTGTTCGAGGAGACCGAGGCGAGCGCGACGTTCGACACGGGCCACGCCCGCGTGGACGGCATGGACGCCGACGAGATGGCCGACTTTCTGGACGCCCACGGCGACCGAGTCTCGCACGTCCACGTCAACGACGCCCGCGAGGACGCCGACGAACACGTGCCCACGGGGTCGGGGACGACGGACTTCGAGACGGCGCTGGCACCGCTCCGCGAGGACTGGACGGGCACGGTCTCGGTCGAGGTCTACACCTTCGACTTCGACTACCTGGAACTCAGCGCCGAGAAGTTGGACGCGGTTCTCTGAGCGTCCGGCTTTATCCGGGCCGGTCGCGTACCGTCCGCCCATGCGAGCAGTCCGATACCACGAACACGGCGGACCGGACGTGCTGAAGGTCGAAGACGCAGAGAAACCTGAACCCGACGACGGGGAGATTCGGGTCGAGGTACGGGCGGCGGGCGTCAACCCGGTGGACACCTACTTCCGCGAGGGGAGCTACGAACCGCCGGAACTCCCGATGATTCCGGGGTCGGACCTCGCGGGCGTCGTAGACGCCGTCGGGGAGGGCGTGGACGACTTCGCGGCGGGCGACCGAGTGTTCGCCACCGGACTCGGCAACGACCGGCAGGGAACCTACGCCGAGTTCGCGGTCGCACCGACCGACCGCGTCGCACACCTGCCCGAGAGCGTGGACTTCGCCCAGGGCGCCGCGGCGGCGCTCGTCGGCGTGACCGCGTGGCGCGCGCTGGTGGACCACGCCGAACTCGACCCGGCCGAGACCTGCCTCGTCCACGGCGGGTCGGGCGGCGTCGGCCACGTCGCGGTCCAACTCGCCGACGCCGCAGGGGCGCGCGTCGTCACCACCGCCTCCGAGGAGTACCACGCGCGACTCGAGGAACTGGGCGCGCACGCGGCGCTGGACTACCGCCGAGAGGACCTCGCCGACGCCGTGGTCGAAGCGGCGGGCCGACCCGACGCGATTCTGGACCACCGCCTCGACCAGTACCTCGACTTCGACGCCGAGGTTGGCGCGCAGGGCGTCCGCGTCGTCGGCATCGGCAACACCGAACCCGCGGCCGGGTTCGAGAACATCGCGGCGGCCCGGGGCACGGAGATGGCGCTCCACCTGATGAGCATGTACAACACGCCGGACATGGCCGTGGTCCTGCGAAAACTGGCACAGATGCTCGCGGAGGGCGACCTCGACCCCCAGATTTCGGCGCGGTACGACCTCGACCACGCCGCGGACGCCCAGCGGGCGGTCCTCCACGACAGTTTCCTCGGGAAGTTGGTCGTGGAACCGTAGTTCGCCGCGGTCGGTCGCCGTCTCGACGCGCGCGACTGCAAACCCTTATACCGTGTGAGATGGTACCATCCAACAGATAGATGTACGACCGGATACTCGTGCCCACCGACGGTTCGACCGAGACCGAGCGCGCGGTCGAACACGCCGCCGAACTGGCGGCCGCACACGGCGCGGAACTCCACGGCGTCTACGTCGTCAACTCGGCGACGTTCGCGGGCCTCCACATGGAGACCTCGTGGGAGGGCGTGGACGAAGTCCTGCGCGACGAGGGCGAGACCGCGCTCGACCGCGTCGCGGCCATCGCGGCCGAGTACGGCGTCGAGTGCTCGTCGCAACTGCTCGACGGGTCGCCGAGCAAGCGCATCGTGGAGTACGCCGAACGCGAGGACTGCGACCTCGTGGTGATGGGCACCCACGGTCGGGGCGGCATCGACCGCCTGCTGCTGGGGAGCGTCGCGGAGGGCGTCGTCCGGGCCTGCTCGGTCCCGGTGCTGACGGTGCAGGTCGGCGACGACGGCGAGCGCTCGACGGAACCCGAGAGCGAGAGCGCGGCGACCGAGGAGTCTGTGACGTAACTTGGAGGGGGTCGGAGAGTCCAGAAGTCCAGTCGCGGGTGTGGGCTACAGTTCGAGAGAGAGCGTACTGGCAGTTCGAGAAAGTCGCCGCCGTCGGCCGATACTTCTCTGCGTCACACCGGTCGGAGATGTTCGCAGTCGCCCGCGTGGACCCGGACTCGCTCGCCGTCGTCGGTCTCCACCACGAGCGCACCCGGGACCGCCACGTCCACCGCCTCGCCGACTATCTCCTCGGTCGGGGTCTCTACTCTGACCCGCCGGCCGAGCGTCGCCGACCGGTCGCGCCACGCTTCGACCGTCGCCTCGGGGTCCGTCCGGAGTTCGTCGAACCGTTCCAAGAAGCGCTGGACGAAGACGCGGCGGTCCACGTCGCCGACCTCGTGGCGGACGCTCGTCGCGCCCTCCGGGAGCGAATCGACCGAGACGTTGGCGTTGAGGCCGACGCCGACCACGACCCACGAGACCCGACCCGCCTCGCCCTCCATCTCGGTCAGGATGCCCGCGAGTTTCCGGCCGCCGCGAGACGGAGTTCCGCGAACCTCCGAGTCTCGCTCGGAGACGACGCGCTCGGCCGCCTCGCCGTCCGGCGCGTCGTCGAACGCGGGCGCGCCGTCAGAGTTCGGGGCTGACGTACTTTCGCTCGCTTCGCTCACGAGCACGTCGTTGGGCCACTTTATCTCGGCGGGGACGCCCGCCTCGCGGGCCGCGTCGGTCGCGGCCACCGCGGCCGCCAGCGTGAGCGCCGGGGCGCGGGCGGGCGGCAGGTCGGGTCGGAGGACCGCGCTCAACCAGACGCCACCGGAGGGCGCGGCCCACTCGCGGTCGAGACGGCCTCTGCTTCCGGTCTGCTCGTCGGCCAGCACGACCGCGTCGCTCGCGCCCTCCTCGGCGAGTTCGCGAGCGCGGTCGTTCGTGCTACCGACGGCGTCGTGGTACTCGACCGAGAAGGGCGCGTCGAGACCGAACTCGACCGCGGGACCGCCGTACTCGGGCACGCCGTCGAGCGCGTAGCCGTCGTCGCCGCTGGCGATTTCGAAGCCCGCGTCCCGGAGCGCCTCGACGTGCTTCCAGACCGCGTTGCGCGAGATAGCGAGGCGCTCGGCGAGGTCGGGACCGGAAATCGGCCCGTCCGCGACGGCGTCGAGGACGGCCCGACGGGTGTCGTTCATGGCCGTCGATAGGGCCGAACGCGACAAGAAAGGTGCGTTTCCGTCGGGCGGTCGGACGGTCGAACAGTCGGGTCCGCGGAATCGCCTGTCACTTGAGACCCGCGACGCCGAGACACTGGCCGATGAAACTGCTCTGGGCCAGAAACGTCTCGGTGTCGAGCGCCACCGCGATTCCCCGCCGGTCGTCGGCGACGAAGTGCATCTCGATGGCGTCCTCGAACACCCACACCGTGCAGTTGAGGGGCCCGTGGCCCCGGAGGTCCTCCCGAATGGCCTGCTCGTAGGAGTCTGCCCAGAGGTCGGCGACGATGTCGTCTATCTCCTCGCCGTCGTAGTCCTCCAAGTCCT
Encoded proteins:
- a CDS encoding glycerophosphodiester phosphodiesterase — encoded protein: MADDASADGGARTHIMVHTSGTTGQDAPNRADVSLIAHRGFAGVYPENTVAAVEQAAAGVAVGGTPEMVEIDVMPTADGEIVTFHDYDLGRLTDAPEELADRNVWETSYETLAELDVLGTGERVPTLAEMLDAIPDEVGVNVEFKNPGSAGVRPRENLPPEARDEQRELWQAFADDVLATLSETDHDVLVSSFAEGALAAVREADPSVPVAAVFADSIADGMEIARRYDCEAVHPPWNAIADTALFNAEYGSLGPYEDIDLVEIAHEEGRAVNAWTVERWYEADQLRQAGVDGIIADYPGVLQFGGAAD
- a CDS encoding HAD-IIA family hydrolase codes for the protein MNGVILAAGIGSRLRPLTLQKPKSCIEVDGTPVLAHQLRAYADAGVTDVTVVAGYLADEVRALCEGVADARPELDVTVVESEVFANTDNMYSLYLAREAVAGEPFVLTNGDVVFDPELLGDLLDADAGSAVATDTATYSEEAMKVTVGDDGRVTHIAKDVPEEAAYGVSTDAYRFSAAFSEMLFEEITRTVEREGNYGDWTEAAIDRLVRDRDHDVATADVSGRRWVEIDDFEDLRTADRRFASLSPLGEKEAVFFDLDGTVYLDDELVTGADEVVASLREAGVDVYFLTNNSSKWKDDYADRLSNIGVPADPEDVLLSTDGVIQHLRRTDPDGAFVLGTEAMADALADAGVDVVEDPESGDDAPDAVVVGFDTELTYEKARKATLAVRDGATFLLAHPDTVCPTAEGFVPDCGAIGAMIETATDQTPARVFGKPNAEMVAPVLDAEGYAPEDVAVVGDRLETDVRLAENVGCESVCVLSGDATREEVEASDRSPTLVAPTIADLSEFVRGDEADTDEAAADPEQSVASTDGGAEQ
- a CDS encoding sugar phosphate isomerase/epimerase family protein, with the protein product MTDDAGVRRGYVTQTHTGAVSWDEALRQASAVGFDFAELYLDGATERTRLDPGSVGSAAAEEGLDLLVHLPFVDLEIGSPRDPVREGSLSEQRACIEAAAEMGAEKAVLHAGTSARPPEWQLDEIAPILLDSIRILDRFAADRGVEICVENLPGVPFTVHHLDRVFEETEASATFDTGHARVDGMDADEMADFLDAHGDRVSHVHVNDAREDADEHVPTGSGTTDFETALAPLREDWTGTVSVEVYTFDFDYLELSAEKLDAVL
- a CDS encoding NADPH:quinone reductase, translated to MRAVRYHEHGGPDVLKVEDAEKPEPDDGEIRVEVRAAGVNPVDTYFREGSYEPPELPMIPGSDLAGVVDAVGEGVDDFAAGDRVFATGLGNDRQGTYAEFAVAPTDRVAHLPESVDFAQGAAAALVGVTAWRALVDHAELDPAETCLVHGGSGGVGHVAVQLADAAGARVVTTASEEYHARLEELGAHAALDYRREDLADAVVEAAGRPDAILDHRLDQYLDFDAEVGAQGVRVVGIGNTEPAAGFENIAAARGTEMALHLMSMYNTPDMAVVLRKLAQMLAEGDLDPQISARYDLDHAADAQRAVLHDSFLGKLVVEP
- a CDS encoding universal stress protein encodes the protein MYDRILVPTDGSTETERAVEHAAELAAAHGAELHGVYVVNSATFAGLHMETSWEGVDEVLRDEGETALDRVAAIAAEYGVECSSQLLDGSPSKRIVEYAEREDCDLVVMGTHGRGGIDRLLLGSVAEGVVRACSVPVLTVQVGDDGERSTEPESESAATEESVT
- a CDS encoding biotin--[acetyl-CoA-carboxylase] ligase encodes the protein MNDTRRAVLDAVADGPISGPDLAERLAISRNAVWKHVEALRDAGFEIASGDDGYALDGVPEYGGPAVEFGLDAPFSVEYHDAVGSTNDRARELAEEGASDAVVLADEQTGSRGRLDREWAAPSGGVWLSAVLRPDLPPARAPALTLAAAVAATDAAREAGVPAEIKWPNDVLVSEASESTSAPNSDGAPAFDDAPDGEAAERVVSERDSEVRGTPSRGGRKLAGILTEMEGEAGRVSWVVVGVGLNANVSVDSLPEGATSVRHEVGDVDRRVFVQRFLERFDELRTDPEATVEAWRDRSATLGRRVRVETPTEEIVGEAVDVAVPGALVVETDDGERVRVHAGDCEHLRPV
- a CDS encoding DUF7522 family protein; amino-acid sequence: MSKVYPYRLADFLHEQVGDGLRSVIYHDRDEYEVVFVREDLEDYDGEEIDDIVADLWADSYEQAIREDLRGHGPLNCTVWVFEDAIEMHFVADDRRGIAVALDTETFLAQSSFIGQCLGVAGLK